A single region of the Nocardioides aurantiacus genome encodes:
- a CDS encoding DUF3072 domain-containing protein: MSEQHPETDTHDRREGETLGSSTPESGAERDPQEWVTGDEPMTGPQRSYLDNLARQAGEEIPADLNKAEASEHIERLREKTGSGDS; encoded by the coding sequence ATGAGCGAACAGCACCCCGAGACCGACACCCACGACCGCCGCGAGGGCGAGACCCTGGGCAGCTCCACGCCCGAGTCCGGCGCCGAGCGCGACCCCCAGGAGTGGGTCACCGGCGACGAGCCGATGACCGGCCCCCAGCGCAGCTACCTCGACAACCTGGCCCGTCAGGCGGGCGAGGAGATCCCGGCCGACCTCAACAAGGCCGAGGCCTCCGAGCACATCGAGCGGCTGCGCGAGAAGACCGGCAGCGGCGACAGCTGA
- the rpsA gene encoding 30S ribosomal protein S1: MTSTPILSDAPQVAVNDIGSEEDFLAAIDATIKYFNDGDIVEGTIVKVDRDEVLLDIGYKTEGVIPSRELSIKHDVDPNEVVSVGDLVEALVLQKEDKEGRLILSKKRAQYERAWGTIEQVKEEDGVVEGTVIEVVKGGLILDIGLRGFLPASLVEMRRVRDLQPYVGQTLEAKIIELDKNRNNVVLSRRAWLEQTQSEVRHGFLTQLQKGQIRKGVVSSIVNFGAFVDLGGVDGLVHVSELSWKHIDHPSEVVTVGDEVTVEVLDVDMDRERVSLSLKATQEDPWQHFARTHQIGQIVPGKVTKLVPFGSFVRVEEGIEGLVHISELAERHVEIPEQVVQVNDDVMVKIIDIDLERRRISLSLKQANETAAATEVEEFDPTLYGMAATYDDQGNYIYPEGFDPDTGEWLEGFEDQRKVWEDQYAQAHARWEQHVKQQADAKVAEAEAGEATSYSSGGDDVSTGDTDGGGGSGSLASDEALQALREKLTGGGN, encoded by the coding sequence ATGACGAGCACCCCCATTCTCTCCGACGCCCCGCAGGTCGCAGTCAACGACATCGGGAGCGAGGAGGACTTCCTCGCCGCCATCGACGCGACGATCAAGTACTTCAACGACGGCGACATCGTCGAAGGCACCATCGTCAAGGTCGACCGCGACGAGGTCCTGCTGGACATCGGCTACAAGACCGAGGGCGTCATCCCCTCGCGCGAGCTGTCGATCAAGCACGACGTCGACCCCAACGAGGTCGTCTCCGTCGGCGACCTGGTCGAGGCCCTCGTCCTCCAGAAGGAGGACAAGGAAGGCCGCCTGATCCTGTCCAAGAAGCGCGCCCAGTACGAGCGCGCCTGGGGCACCATCGAGCAGGTCAAGGAGGAGGACGGCGTCGTCGAGGGCACCGTCATCGAGGTCGTCAAGGGCGGCCTCATCCTCGACATCGGCCTGCGCGGCTTCCTGCCCGCCTCGCTGGTGGAGATGCGTCGCGTGCGCGACCTGCAGCCCTACGTCGGCCAGACGCTCGAGGCCAAGATCATCGAGCTCGACAAGAACCGCAACAACGTGGTCCTGTCGCGTCGCGCCTGGCTCGAGCAGACCCAGTCCGAGGTCCGCCACGGCTTCCTGACCCAGCTCCAGAAGGGCCAGATCCGCAAGGGCGTCGTGTCCTCCATCGTCAACTTCGGTGCCTTCGTGGACCTCGGTGGCGTCGACGGCCTGGTGCACGTCTCGGAGCTGTCCTGGAAGCACATCGACCACCCGTCCGAGGTCGTCACGGTCGGCGACGAGGTCACCGTCGAGGTGCTCGACGTCGACATGGACCGCGAGCGCGTGTCGCTGTCGCTCAAGGCGACCCAGGAGGACCCCTGGCAGCACTTCGCCCGCACCCACCAGATCGGTCAGATCGTGCCCGGCAAGGTCACCAAGCTGGTGCCCTTCGGCTCGTTCGTCCGCGTCGAGGAGGGCATCGAGGGCCTGGTGCACATCTCCGAGCTGGCCGAGCGCCACGTGGAGATCCCCGAGCAGGTCGTGCAGGTCAACGACGACGTCATGGTCAAGATCATCGACATCGACCTCGAGCGTCGCCGGATCTCGCTGTCGCTGAAGCAGGCCAACGAGACCGCCGCCGCGACCGAGGTCGAGGAGTTCGACCCGACGCTCTACGGCATGGCCGCGACCTACGACGACCAGGGCAACTACATCTACCCCGAGGGCTTCGACCCCGACACGGGTGAGTGGCTCGAGGGCTTCGAGGACCAGCGCAAGGTCTGGGAGGACCAGTACGCCCAGGCGCACGCCCGCTGGGAGCAGCACGTCAAGCAGCAGGCCGACGCCAAGGTCGCCGAGGCCGAGGCCGGCGAGGCCACGTCGTACTCCTCCGGCGGCGACGACGTCTCCACCGGTGACACCGACGGTGGCGGCGGGAGCGGCTCGCTCGCCTCCGACGAGGCCCTGCAGGCGCTGCGCGAGAAGCTCACCGGCGGCGGCAACTAG
- a CDS encoding class I adenylate-forming enzyme family protein encodes MPATDLPTLRPGDRVALLLTGSPAYVELVLSLLRRGVFCVPMDVGLTPAERAPLLADVDPVLVVEDQEHLEALLAAHPDDPALGPPRGRPVHLTSGTTGRPKGVWSGLLDEADGAALAAEERDLWGFAADDVNLVLSPLHHSAPLRFALGTRLAGGRVVVPGPFDVERVTRAIVEEHPTTMFCVPAHLQRLFAHWNDVGVPDLDGFRLVAHAGAPCPDHVKRRLVELFPAGSTWEFYGSTEGQFTACRSEEWLRRPGTLGPARPGRTMTVDDDGRLWCVVPPHARFEYLGAPEKTAAAWRETPDGPAFTVGDLGHVDGDGHVHLDGRREDLVISGGVNVYPAEVERALTEVRGVVDVAVFGVPDETWGQRVCAAVVGDVEEAALREHARTRLAPAKRPKDYRRLDELPRTPTGKVRRLDLPGLTASPGDGA; translated from the coding sequence GTGCCTGCGACGGACCTCCCGACCCTGCGGCCCGGCGACCGGGTCGCGCTGCTGCTGACCGGCTCCCCGGCGTACGTCGAGCTGGTGCTGTCGCTGCTGCGCCGCGGCGTGTTCTGCGTGCCGATGGACGTGGGGCTCACGCCGGCCGAGCGCGCTCCCCTGCTGGCCGACGTCGACCCGGTGCTGGTCGTCGAGGACCAGGAGCACCTCGAGGCGCTCCTGGCCGCACACCCTGACGACCCGGCTCTCGGCCCCCCACGCGGACGGCCGGTGCACCTGACGAGCGGCACCACCGGTCGCCCCAAGGGCGTCTGGTCGGGCCTGCTCGACGAGGCCGACGGCGCCGCGCTCGCCGCCGAGGAGCGCGACCTGTGGGGCTTCGCGGCCGACGACGTCAACCTGGTGCTCAGCCCGCTGCACCACTCCGCACCGCTGCGCTTCGCGCTGGGCACCCGGCTGGCCGGGGGACGCGTCGTGGTGCCCGGGCCGTTCGACGTCGAGCGGGTGACGCGCGCGATCGTCGAGGAGCATCCGACCACGATGTTCTGCGTGCCGGCCCACCTGCAGCGGCTCTTCGCCCACTGGAACGACGTCGGGGTGCCGGACCTCGACGGCTTCCGCCTCGTGGCGCACGCCGGCGCGCCCTGCCCGGACCACGTCAAGCGCCGCCTGGTGGAGCTGTTCCCGGCGGGGAGCACGTGGGAGTTCTACGGCTCCACCGAGGGCCAGTTCACCGCCTGCCGCAGCGAGGAGTGGCTGCGTCGGCCCGGCACGCTCGGGCCGGCCCGCCCCGGACGGACGATGACGGTCGACGACGACGGTCGGCTGTGGTGCGTGGTGCCGCCCCACGCGCGGTTCGAGTACCTCGGCGCGCCCGAGAAGACCGCCGCGGCGTGGCGCGAGACGCCCGACGGCCCCGCCTTCACCGTCGGCGACCTCGGGCACGTCGACGGGGACGGCCACGTCCACCTGGACGGGCGTCGCGAGGACCTCGTGATCAGCGGCGGCGTCAACGTCTACCCCGCCGAGGTCGAGCGCGCCCTCACCGAGGTCCGCGGCGTGGTCGACGTCGCGGTCTTCGGGGTGCCCGACGAGACCTGGGGCCAGCGGGTCTGCGCGGCCGTGGTCGGCGACGTGGAGGAGGCGGCGCTGCGGGAGCACGCGCGGACGCGGCTCGCACCGGCCAAGCGCCCCAAGGACTACCGCCGGCTCGACGAGCTCCCCCGCACCCCGACCGGCAAGGTCCGCCGCCTCGACCTGCCCGGGCTGACCGCGTCCCCGGGGGACGGGGCCTGA
- a CDS encoding sigma-70 family RNA polymerase sigma factor: MTTTSIRNDREIEGRDSVGLYLDEIARTPLLDAATEVELSKTIEAGLFAAKLLEEGRIGRRKGGAPKTASEAELRWIMEEGERAMQRFINANLRLVVSIARKYGRSQMPMLDLIQEGNTGLIRAVEKFDYAKGYKFSTYATWWVRQAITRGIAQQARVVRLPVHVVEELNQVGSARRTLERQLGRDPEPEEIAAELDMDLDRVLDLMSWGRDHVSLDTPVDEDGDTSLGDLIAQESAPGPDLTVLDTEASARLSNLVGLLDDRSADIVRSRYGLVDGRQHKLADIGARHGISAERVRQLEREAITKLRKIADPDLAA, encoded by the coding sequence ATGACGACCACCAGCATCCGCAACGACCGTGAGATCGAGGGCCGCGACAGCGTCGGGCTCTACCTGGACGAGATCGCACGGACCCCCCTGCTCGACGCCGCGACCGAGGTCGAGCTGTCCAAGACCATCGAGGCCGGGCTGTTCGCGGCCAAGCTCCTCGAGGAGGGCCGCATCGGCCGCCGCAAGGGCGGCGCCCCCAAGACGGCCAGCGAGGCCGAGCTCCGCTGGATCATGGAGGAGGGCGAGCGCGCGATGCAGCGCTTCATCAACGCCAACCTCCGGCTGGTGGTCTCGATCGCCCGCAAGTACGGCCGCAGCCAGATGCCGATGCTCGACCTGATCCAGGAGGGCAACACCGGCCTGATCCGTGCGGTCGAGAAGTTCGACTACGCCAAGGGCTACAAGTTCTCCACCTACGCCACCTGGTGGGTGCGGCAGGCCATCACGCGTGGCATCGCCCAGCAGGCCCGCGTCGTGCGGCTCCCCGTCCACGTGGTCGAGGAGCTCAACCAGGTCGGCTCGGCCCGCCGCACGCTCGAGCGCCAGCTCGGTCGCGACCCCGAGCCCGAGGAGATCGCCGCCGAGCTCGACATGGACCTCGACCGCGTCCTGGACCTGATGTCGTGGGGCCGCGACCACGTCAGCCTCGACACCCCGGTCGACGAGGACGGCGACACCTCGCTGGGTGACCTCATCGCCCAGGAGAGCGCCCCCGGGCCCGACCTGACCGTGCTGGACACCGAGGCGAGCGCCCGGCTCAGCAACCTGGTCGGGCTGCTCGACGACCGGTCGGCCGACATCGTGCGGTCGCGCTACGGCCTGGTCGACGGCCGGCAGCACAAGCTCGCCGACATCGGTGCCCGCCACGGCATCTCGGCCGAGCGCGTGCGTCAGCTCGAGCGCGAGGCGATCACCAAGCTGCGCAAGATCGCCGACCCGGACCTGGCCGCCTAG
- the coaE gene encoding dephospho-CoA kinase, giving the protein MTTRVGLTGGVASGKSTVAAMLSELGAVVIDADVLAREVVEPGTPGLDAVVAVFGDDVLTEDGRLDRPAVGRLVFADAAARRRLEQIIHPLVYERIVELEAQAPDDAVVVHDIPLLTENDRGGDFDHVVVVDAPEEVQLERMVGDRGWTEEDARSRVAAQASREQRRAIATHVVENTGTREDLHDRVVEVFEAVRPDRGPAAG; this is encoded by the coding sequence ATGACGACGCGCGTGGGGCTCACCGGAGGGGTGGCGTCGGGCAAGAGCACCGTCGCCGCGATGCTGAGCGAGCTGGGTGCGGTGGTGATCGACGCCGACGTCCTGGCCCGCGAGGTCGTGGAGCCCGGCACGCCCGGGCTGGACGCCGTCGTCGCCGTGTTCGGCGACGACGTGCTCACCGAGGACGGCCGTCTCGACCGGCCGGCGGTGGGTCGGCTGGTCTTCGCCGACGCAGCCGCCCGTCGACGGCTGGAGCAGATCATCCACCCGCTCGTCTACGAGCGCATCGTCGAGCTCGAGGCACAGGCGCCCGACGACGCGGTGGTGGTGCACGACATCCCGCTGCTCACCGAGAACGACCGCGGCGGCGACTTCGACCACGTGGTCGTGGTCGACGCCCCCGAGGAGGTGCAGCTCGAGCGGATGGTCGGCGACCGGGGCTGGACCGAGGAGGACGCCCGCAGCCGGGTCGCGGCCCAGGCGAGCCGGGAGCAGCGACGTGCGATCGCGACGCACGTCGTGGAGAACACCGGGACGCGCGAAGACCTCCACGACCGGGTCGTGGAGGTCTTCGAGGCCGTGCGTCCGGACCGGGGCCCGGCCGCAGGCTAG
- a CDS encoding phosphotransferase family protein, with amino-acid sequence MAYDEGPGFATSLQPLPGGASGETFLAGAGGDHTVLRLYAARSAARGPLAPEVDAAVLDLVRGVLPVPRVLEVRRGDPGADLPGLLVTSHLPGERLSEVLPELDGAGLHQVGEQLGVLAGRLGLAVQPRAGRFTDRRLVAEEPLPSLDRLLDAAAPALPDGLAAALGPVVDDAEDLLAGEARRVLVHGDLNPPNVLVERSTLEVTGLVDWEFAHAGGPWEDLGNLLRHAGDPVLREAVLAAYASIVPGVPEDVEARAEAADLAALIDLAGRADGTGPCLRATALLARAAGWTLGPGGA; translated from the coding sequence GTGGCGTACGACGAGGGGCCGGGCTTCGCGACCTCCCTCCAGCCGCTGCCCGGGGGCGCGAGCGGCGAGACGTTCCTGGCCGGGGCGGGCGGCGACCACACCGTCCTGCGCCTGTACGCCGCTCGCTCGGCCGCCCGGGGCCCGCTGGCCCCCGAGGTCGACGCCGCCGTGCTCGACCTCGTCCGCGGGGTGCTGCCCGTGCCGCGCGTGCTCGAGGTCCGCCGCGGCGACCCGGGGGCCGACCTGCCGGGACTGCTGGTCACCTCCCATCTGCCCGGTGAACGGCTCAGCGAGGTGCTGCCCGAGCTCGACGGGGCGGGGCTGCACCAGGTGGGGGAGCAGCTCGGCGTGCTCGCCGGTCGGCTCGGGCTGGCGGTGCAGCCCCGCGCGGGCCGGTTCACCGACCGGCGGCTGGTGGCCGAGGAGCCGCTGCCGAGCCTGGACCGGTTGCTGGACGCGGCGGCGCCCGCGCTGCCCGACGGCCTGGCCGCGGCACTCGGGCCGGTCGTCGACGACGCCGAGGACCTGCTGGCGGGCGAGGCCCGCCGGGTGCTGGTGCACGGCGACCTCAACCCGCCCAACGTGCTGGTCGAGCGCAGCACCCTGGAGGTGACCGGGCTGGTAGACTGGGAGTTCGCGCACGCCGGCGGCCCGTGGGAGGACCTCGGCAACCTGCTGCGGCACGCCGGCGATCCGGTGCTGCGCGAGGCGGTGCTGGCGGCGTACGCCTCGATCGTGCCGGGGGTGCCCGAGGACGTGGAGGCCCGGGCGGAGGCGGCCGACCTCGCGGCCCTGATCGACCTGGCCGGGCGGGCGGACGGCACCGGGCCGTGCCTGCGGGCCACCGCGCTCCTGGCGCGGGCCGCCGGTTGGACGCTCGGACCCGGGGGCGCGTAG
- a CDS encoding class I SAM-dependent methyltransferase, with amino-acid sequence MSGVRPERRPVDEAESLRANRADWDAYADEYQSTHGEFLGDAGFLWGPEGVREDDVHVLGDVVGRDVLEIGSGAGQCSRWVLRHGGRPVAIDVSMRQLQHSRRIDLEHDVVVPSLCASAAGLPFREDSFDIVFSAFGALQFVADAGALVGDVARVLRPGGIFAFSVTHPTRWMFPDDPGEEGLVASQSYWDRTPYVEVDDETGETRYVEHHRTLGDWVAALTRHGLHLTALLEPQWPEGHDRTWGGWSRVRGVLTPGTAIFRARRA; translated from the coding sequence GTGTCCGGAGTCCGCCCTGAGCGCCGTCCCGTCGACGAGGCCGAGTCGTTGCGCGCCAACCGCGCCGACTGGGACGCCTACGCCGACGAGTACCAGTCCACCCACGGGGAGTTCCTCGGCGACGCCGGCTTCCTGTGGGGGCCCGAGGGCGTCCGCGAGGACGACGTGCACGTCCTCGGCGACGTGGTCGGCCGCGACGTCCTGGAGATCGGCAGCGGCGCAGGACAGTGCTCGCGGTGGGTGCTCCGGCACGGCGGGCGGCCCGTGGCCATCGACGTCTCGATGCGCCAGCTCCAGCACAGCCGGCGCATCGACCTCGAGCACGACGTCGTGGTGCCCAGCCTGTGCGCGTCGGCGGCCGGCCTGCCGTTCCGCGAGGACAGCTTCGACATCGTCTTCTCCGCCTTCGGCGCGTTGCAGTTCGTCGCCGACGCCGGCGCGCTGGTGGGCGACGTGGCGCGGGTGCTGCGACCCGGCGGCATCTTCGCCTTCTCCGTCACCCACCCGACGCGGTGGATGTTCCCCGACGACCCCGGCGAGGAGGGGCTCGTGGCCTCGCAGTCCTACTGGGACCGCACGCCCTACGTCGAGGTCGACGACGAGACCGGCGAGACGCGGTACGTCGAGCACCACCGCACGCTGGGCGACTGGGTCGCGGCCCTGACCCGACACGGCCTGCACCTCACCGCGCTGCTCGAGCCGCAGTGGCCCGAGGGCCACGACCGCACCTGGGGCGGCTGGTCACGCGTGCGCGGGGTGCTCACCCCCGGGACGGCGATCTTCCGGGCCCGCCGGGCCTGA
- a CDS encoding mismatch-specific DNA-glycosylase, whose amino-acid sequence MGFTRAELASYQDAVVPDLLPPPDVPLRLLFVGINPGLWTAATQTHFAHPGNRFYPALLRAGVLDEPVDPSAGMTDADRARFTARGLGITNLAPRATARAAELSAEELRAGGEQLRGLVRARRPAVVAVAGVTAYRQAFGVRTAQVGRQPEPFEGAELWVVPNPSGLNAHETTATLAQAYAAPAVAAGLLHPLAGNDRSVT is encoded by the coding sequence ATGGGCTTCACCCGCGCCGAGCTGGCGTCCTACCAGGACGCGGTGGTGCCCGACCTGCTCCCTCCGCCCGACGTGCCGCTGCGACTGCTGTTCGTCGGCATCAACCCCGGCCTGTGGACGGCCGCCACCCAGACCCACTTCGCCCACCCGGGCAACCGGTTCTACCCCGCGCTGCTCCGTGCCGGGGTGCTCGACGAGCCCGTCGATCCCTCGGCGGGCATGACCGACGCCGACCGCGCCCGTTTCACCGCCCGTGGGCTCGGCATCACCAACCTCGCCCCCCGCGCCACGGCCCGGGCCGCCGAGCTCAGCGCGGAGGAGCTTCGGGCGGGCGGCGAGCAGCTGCGTGGGCTGGTGCGCGCACGACGACCGGCCGTCGTGGCCGTGGCCGGCGTCACGGCGTACCGCCAGGCCTTCGGCGTCCGCACCGCCCAGGTCGGTCGCCAGCCCGAGCCGTTCGAGGGTGCCGAGCTGTGGGTGGTGCCCAACCCGAGCGGCCTCAACGCGCACGAGACGACGGCGACCCTGGCGCAGGCGTACGCCGCCCCGGCGGTCGCCGCCGGACTGCTGCACCCGCTGGCAGGAAATGACCGCTCGGTGACCTGA